The sequence below is a genomic window from Pseudomonas cremoricolorata.
CGGGCTTCCATGCGCTGATCTCCTCAGGCACCACGCCCAAGCTGCTGGACAACGAAACCAACGCCCGCTACATCGGCTATGGCGGCATGCTCATGGAGTCGTTCGTGGCGATCATGGCGATGGTCGCCGCCTCGGTCATCGAGCCGGGCGTGTACTTCGCCATGAACAGCCCGGCGGCGGTGGTCGGTGCCGACGTCGCTTCGGTGGCGCAGACGGTCAGCAGTTGGGGCTTTTTGATCACCCCCGAACAGCTCGAGGCGGTGGCCCGCGACATCGGCGAGCACACCGTGCTGGCCCGTGCCGGTGGTGCGCCGACGCTGGCGGTGGGGATCGCGCAGATCCTGCACCAGGTGTTGCCGGGTGAGAACACCATGGCCTTCTGGTACCACTTCGCGATCCTGTTCGAGGCGCTGTTCATCCTCACCGCAGTGGATGCCGGTACCCGTGCCGGACGCTTCATGCTGCAAGACCTGCTGGGCAGCTTCGTGCCAGCGCTCAAGCGTACCGAGTCGTGGGGCGCCAACCTGCTGGCGACTGCCGGTTGCGTGGCGCTGTGGGGTTACCTGCTGTACCAGGGGGTGATCGATCCGCTCGGCGGCATCAACACCTTGTGGCCGCTGTTCGGTATCTCCAACCAGATGCTGGCAGGCATCGCGCTGATGCTCGGCACCGTGGTGCTGATCAAGATGAAGCGCCAGCAGTACATGTGGGTGACCTTGCTGCCGGCTGTGTGGCTGCTGATCTGCACCACCACCGCGGGCCTGATCAAGCTGTTCGACCCGAACCCGGCGGTGGGCTTCCTGGCCCTGGCCAACAAGTACCGCACCGCGCTCGACGCCGGTCAGGTGCTGGCGCCGGCCAAGGATATCGGGCAGATGCAGCACGTGATCTTCAACGCCTACACCAACGCCACGCTCACCATCCTGTTCCTGGTAGTGGTGTTCAGCATCCTGTTCTTCGCCGTCAAAGTGGGCTATCGCGCACTGGGTCGCAAGGAACGGACCGACAAGGAAACCCCGTTCCAGGCGCTGCCTGATGCGTGATCACAGAGGGTCGCAGTGATGTTCAACGACCTGGGGAAACTGGGTAAGTACCTCGGCCAGGCCGCCCGCCTGATGGTGGGCATGCCTGACTACGACAACTACGTCGAGCACATGCAGCGCACGCATCCGGACCAGCCGGTGATGAGCTACGAGGCGTTCTTCCGCGAACGCCAGGAAGCCCGTTACGGCGGCAAGTCCGGGCCCAAGTGCTGTTGACGCTGCGCCACGCGTGAATCCGTGGGAGTCCGGTCGAACGGACTCCCACGTTCATTTCTGCTTCATGGAGGTACCTGCGTGTCCACGCCTATTCCCGTCACCGTCCTCACCGGTTTTCTCGGTGCCGGCAAGACCACCTTGCTCAAATACATGCTCAAGGCCGAGCACGGGCTCAAGCTTGCCGTGATCGAGAACGAATTCAGCGAGGCCGGCATCGACAGCCAGCTGCTTGGCGATGAGCCGGTGCAGGTCATGACCCTGGCCAATGGCTGCGTCTGTTGCAGCATCCACGGCGACCTGACCCGTGCCCTGTACCTGCTGCTCGAACGCCTCGACGCCGGGAAAATCGCCTTCGACCGCCTGGTGATCGAATGCACCGGTCTGGCCGACCCGGCACCCGTCGCACAAACCTTTTTCATCGACGAGGAACTGCGCGAGCGCTATATCCTCGACGGCATCATCACCCTGGTCGACGCCAAGCACGCCGACCTGCACCTGACCCAGAGCATCGCCCAGGCCCAGGTCGGCTTTGCCGACCGCCTGCTGCTGAGCAAGACCGACCTGGTCGATGCGACCACGCTCGACGCGCTGCGCGAACGCCTGGGCCGCATCAATGGCCGCGCCGCGATTCGTACCGTCGAGCACGGCCGCATCGAGCTGGCCGAGCTGCTCGATGTGCGCGGCTTCAATCTCAACCCAGAACTGGGCCTGCGTCCGACCCCGACCCTGCGCCCAGTGCTCAAGCCGGCCACCCCGGACCGCATCGCCACCCTGGTGCTGCGCAGCGAGACGCCGCTGGACATCGACCACCTCAGCGACTTCATGAACCAGTTGCTCGAAGAGCACGGCAAGCAACTGCTGCGCTACAAAGGTGTGCTGAGCATCGCCGGTGAGGCGCGGCGCCTGGTGTTCCAGGGCGTGCTCAAGCTGTACGGCTTCGACTGGGACAGCGAGTGGAAGGCCGACGAGTCGCGCGAAAGCGTGCTGGTATTCATCGGCGATGAGCTGCCCGAAGAAAAAATCCGCATAGGCTTCGCCGCCCTCAGCAGCTCATAGGCCTCAGCGCTGCGACACACGCCGGTGCAGGTGCGCGCCGGCCAGCTCCAGCAGCGCAGTGCAAAAATGAATGATCACCGACGCCTCCATGTCGGCGCGCAAGGTGATGCGCACCGCAGCGCTGCCATTGGGCACGATGGGAAAGAACACTGCCGAGGTCAGGTAGCCCAAGTCGGCCAGGCGCGCCGACAGCTGGTTGGCGCTTTGCGCGTCACCGGTGCGCACCAGTCGGATCGGTGAGCGGCTGCCGGCCTGTTCGCTCGGCACCAGCGAGTCGAACAGCTTGAGGTTTTTCTGCAGTTTGTCCTGCGCGGCCTTCAAGGTCTGGGTTCTGTGCAGCTCGATCGACGCAAGCCCTGCACCGATCATCGCGGTATTGAGACTCTGTGACCAGTTGGTCGGCCCACCGTAGCGGTGAATCAGGCGCTTGTGCCGTTCGCTGCCCAGCATCACCAGCCCGCCGCCGGCGCCGAACGACTTGTCCAGGGAGGCGACGATGATGGTCTGTTCGTTGTCCTGGTCGATCTCCGGGCGCACCAGCCCGGCGCCTTGCTCGCCCAAGGTGGAGAGGGCGTGGGAGTCATCCAGGTACAGCAGCAGGCCGTAGCGATCCTGCAGGAACAGCAAGCCTTCGAGGTCGCACATCCCGCCCATGCTGTAGAGCCCGTCGGCGACGTAAGCCACGCGCGGATGATCGCGACACAGCTGTTCGAGCTGATCCATGTCGTTGTGCGGCAGGGTCAGTACCTGGGTTTCGTCGGCGCAGGCAGATTTGGCATGGCTCATCGAGGCATTGGCGAAACGGTCGAAAACCAGTGTCGGCGGCTGCTTGTCGGAGAAAATTCCGGCGGCCAGTAATGGCAGCACGCCTGCGCTGGCTGCGCTGCACGACAAGGTCGCCAGGCAGTGGCTCTGGAACAGCTCCGAGAGCCGCCACTCGTAATCGTCCAGCACCCCCAGCTTGCAGCGGTTGCGTGAATTGGCGATACGCAGCGTGCCGTTCTGGCGAATCGCATCCACCGCGCCATTGAGCAGGCGCGGGTGATAGTCCAAGCCCAGGTAGGAACTGGTGCAGAAGTGATGCAAACGCCTGCCGAACTGATCGGCCAGGTGGTTCGGCGCCAGCACCGTGACATTCAGCCCCGACAGCCGGCTGCGCTGCGAGCAGTCCCAGCTCGTCTCGGCCGTGTCGATGACCCGTTTGTAGTTGCCATGCTGATTGTGGTTGCCGTTCATGGGTGAACCTCGCCGAAGGAAGGGCGACAGCATGACGACGAAACGGGAGCGGGCTAATCAGACGCTTCCGGCGCGAGGGCGGCGTTTTCTGGTGGGGGGAGTTGGTACAGGCAGCAGGTGTTGGTCTGTGCGTTTGATATGAATAAAAGGCCCGGCGGATTGGGCCGCTTGGCGGCCCATCGCGGCTAAAGCCACTCCTACAGGGAGCGGCTTTAGCCGCGATGGACTGCGAAACAGCCCCAATTCGTGTTGCATCAAGCTTGAATGAATAGCACCCGGCTACCCAATGCCTGCACTTACTGCCCGTAAACCGGCAGCTTCTTGCAGATCGCCTTGACCTTCTCACGCACGGCGTCGATCACCGCTTCGTCGTTCAGGTCAGCGAGGATGTCGCAGATCCAGCCGGCCAGTTCGCGGCATTCGGTTTCCTTGAAGCCGCGGGTGGTGACGGCTGGGGTGCCGAAGCGCAGGCCGGAGGTTACGAACGGCGAGCGTGGGTCGTTGGGTACCGAGTTCTTGTTGACGGTGATGAAGGCTTTGCCGAGCGCTGCGTCAGCGTCTTTGCCAGAGATGTCCTGCTTGATCAGCGAGAGCAGGAACAGGTGGTTTTCGGTACCGCCGGAGACCACGTCGAAGCCGCGCTCGATGAACACGCTGGCCATGGCCTGGGCGTTCTTCACCACTTGTTGCTGGTAGGCCTTGAACTCAGGCTGCAGCGCTTCCTTGAAGCAGATCGCCTTGGCCGCGATGACGTGCTCCAGCGGGCCGCCCTGGGCGCCTGGGAAGACGGCGCCGTTGAGCTTCTTCTCGATCTCGGGGTTGCTGCGGGCCAGGATCAGGCCGCCACGTGGACCGCGCAGGGTCTTGTGGGTGGTGGTGGTGACCACATCGGCGAACGGGACCGGGTTGGGGTAGACGCCAGCAGCGACCAGGCCTGCGACGTGGGCCATGTCGACGAACAGGTAGGCACCGACCTTGTCGGCAATGGCGCGGAAGCGCGGGAAGTCCAGCACCTGCGAGTAGGCCGAGAAACCAGCGACGATCATCTTCGGCTTGTGCTCGACGGCCAGGCGCTCAACTTCGTCGTAGTCGATCAGGCCGTTGCCGTCGATGCCGTACTGCACGGCGTTGTACAGCTTGCCCGAAGAGCTGACGCTGGCGCCGTGGGTCAGGTGACCCCCGTGGGCCAGGCTCATGCCCAGGATGGTGTCACCGGCCGACAGCAGCGCCAGGTAGACCGCAGCGTTGGCCTGGGAACCGGCGTGGGGCTGAACGTTGGCGTAATCGGCGCCGAACAGTTCCTTGGCACGGTCGATGGCCAGTTGCTCGACCACGTCGACATACTCGCAACCGCCGTAGTAGCGCTTGCCTGGGTAGCCTTCGGCGTACTTGTTGGTCAGCACCGAACCCTGGGCTTCCATGACGGCAGGGCTGGTGTAGTTTTCCGAAGCGATCAGCTCGATGTGCTCTTCCTGGCGCAGCGCTTCCTGCTGCATGGCGTCGAAGAGCTCTGCGTCGTACTTGGCAATGGTCAAATCACGGCTGAACATGGCGGTCCTCAAGGATCGGGCGGGAAAGGGGCAACATTCTACAGCATTGGGCAGCGGCAAGCTTCAAGCGGCAAGCGGCAAGTTGAAGCAGCACAGCTTTTTTCTTGTCGCTTGCCGCTAGCAGCTTGCCGCTGCCTCACTCCAGCATGAACAGCGCCTCATTACTGAACTGCGCTTCGAACTGGTGGGCCGACATCGGGCGGCCGAACAGGTAGCCCTGCACTTCGTCGCAGTCGTGTTCGCGGAGAAACTCCAGTTGCTCGTGGGTCTCCACGCCTTCGGCGATCACCGTCAGGTTCAGGCTGTGGGCCATGGCGATGATCGCGCGGGCGATCTGCGCGTCCTGCTCACCGCAGGGCAGGCCGTCGACGAAGGTGCGGTCGATCTTCAGTACGTCGATGGGGAACTGCTTGAGGTAGTTGAGCGACGAGTAGCCGGTGCCGAAATCATCCACCGCGATGCTCAGGCCCAATTGCTTGAGGCTGGCGAGCATCTGCATGGCTTCATCGACCTCGCGCATGAGGATGCTTTCGGTCAGTTCCAGCTCCAGGCAACCCGGCGACAGGCCGGTCTCTTGCAGAATGCCGGCGATACGCGTGCCCAGCTGGCCGTCGGAGAACTGCCGGGCCGAGAGGTTGACGGCTACCTTGGGCACACGCACGCGGGCTTCGCGCCAGATCTGCAACTGCCGACAGGCCTCGCGCAAGACCCAGTCGCCGACCTCCACCACCAAACCCAGTTCTTCCAGCACGGGAATGAACTCGCCTGGCGGCACCAGGCCGCGGCGCGGGTGACGCCAGCGCAGCAGCGCCTCGGCACCGGTCAGGCGTTTGCCATCGCCGCTGAACTGCGGCTGGTAATACAGCACGAACTCCTTCTGCTCCAGGGCGTGGCGCAGGTCGCTTTCCAGCTCAAGGCGCTCCAGGGCGCTGGCGTTCATGTCGGCCTGGTAGAACTGGAAGTTGTTCTTGCCGCGCTCCTTGGCGTGGTACATCGCGGTATCGGCGTTCTTCATCAGTTGGCTCAGCTCGCTGCCGTCCTGTGGACTGAGGGCGATGCCGATGCTGGCGGTGACGAAGAACTCACGGTTTTCCAGCACGAACGGTCGCACCAGGCTGGCGAGGATGTTCTCGGCCACATGGATCGCGCGGGTCAACGAAGCCTCGCGGCTGGGCCGGGGTTGCAGCAGCAGGGTGAACTCGTCGCCGCCCATGCGCGCCACGGTGTCGTCGTCGTGGACACAGGCCAGCAGCCGCTCGGCCATGTCCTTGAGCATGCGATCGCCCGCAGCGTGGCCGAGCGAGTCGTTGATCGGCTTGAAACGGTCGAGATCGAGGAACATCAGCACCACCCACGAGGTGTTGCGCTGCGCCTGTTGCAAGGCGGTGTAGAGGCGATCCTGGAACAGCGTGCGGTTGGGCAGGTGGGTCAGGGCGTCGTAGTAAGCCAGGCGATGGATGCGCTGCTCGCTGGCCTTGCGCTCACTGATATCGGTGAAGAAGCACACGTAGCTGGCCAGATCGCCTTCGTCGTCGACCACCGCGGTGATGCCGACCCAGGCCGGGTAGTGCTCGCCGCTGCGGCGCTTGAGCCAGACTTCGCCTTCCCAGCTGCCGCGCTGGTGCAGTTGCTTGAGCACGTAGCGCAGGTGGGCCTCTTGCTGATTGTCGACCACCAGCATGCCTGGCAACTGGTCGAGCACGTCACTGACCGCGTGACCACTGACCCGGCTGAAGGCTTCGTTGGCCTGGACGATGTAGCCGGCCGGGTCGGTGATGAGAATGGCCGAGGTTGAGTGCTCGAAGACGGTCGCAGCCATGCGCAGGTCTTTCTCGGCCCGGCGTTGCTGGCTGATGTCACGGCCCACGCCGAGAATGCCTTCGAAGCCGCCATGCTCGTCCCAGACCAGCACCACGCGCAGCTCGATGGGAATCTTGCGGCCATCGGCGCGCAGGCAGTCGAACACGAACAACTGGGTCGGCAGGTCACTGTGCAGGCGCGCCAGGCGCTCTGGGTCGCCCAGGGCGCTGGTCACCTGTTCGACCAGCTTGAGCACTCCGCTGAGCTGCGCCGGGTTGGCGATGGTCGATTGCCAGCCGTTGCTGAAGATCCACTCCACCTCATAGCCCAGCACCACTTTGACCGATGGGCTGACGTAGTTGAGCTTGAGTTGGCTGTCGGTGGAGAAGATCACGTCGCTGATGCTTTCGGCGAGCATGCGGTAGCGCTGTTCGCTATCACGCAGCGACTCGCTGGCTTCGATCTGCACCGTGACATCCTTGCCGACGCCGATGATGCGTGTCACCTGGCCCGCTGTGTCGCGGGCCAGCACCTGCTCGCGGATGTCGTAGCAACGCCACGAGTCGTCCTGATGACGGAAGCGTGCGTGGTAGTGCAGCGGCTGATCGTCATGGCGGCGCAGGTGCCAGCGCTGGGCGCGGTAGCGTTGGGCGTCGTCCGGGTGCATGAGCATCTCCCAGAAGCGATCGCCCATCTGCGCCAGCTCGGCGCGGCTATAGCCCAACGTCTGGCCAAGGTGGCGGTTGCTGAAGATCATCTGCTGGCTGAGCACGTCTTGCACGTAGAGCTGATCCGGCACCGTGCGCACCACATCCGACCAGAAGCTCTCGCGCTCCAGCGCCGACAGCTCGACCTGCTTGCGGCTGGTGATGTCGCTGATGCTGAGGATCACCGCGCGATAGTCGCGCGGCTCGGGCAGGCGCACCATCAGCCACAAATGCAGGTCGCCGCCTTGG
It includes:
- a CDS encoding carbon starvation CstA family protein — protein: MNNNNSLLRHLPWLALAVIGACALGVVALRRGEAINALWIVVASVAIYLVAYRYYSLFIATKVMQLDPRRATPAVLNNDGLDYVPTNKHILFGHHFAAIAGAGPLVGPVLAAQMGYLPGTLWLIAGVVLAGAVQDFMVLFMSTRRNGRSLGDMVREEMGRIPGTIALFGCFLIMIIILAVLALIVVKALAESPWGMFTVMATIPIAMFMGIYMRYIRPGRIGEISIIGVVLLLLSIWAGGLVAADPVWGPAFTFTGVQITWMLVGYGFVAAVLPVWLVLAPRDYLSTFLKIGTIVGLAIGILIIAPELKMPALTQFTDGTGPVWKGTLFPFLFITIVCGAVSGFHALISSGTTPKLLDNETNARYIGYGGMLMESFVAIMAMVAASVIEPGVYFAMNSPAAVVGADVASVAQTVSSWGFLITPEQLEAVARDIGEHTVLARAGGAPTLAVGIAQILHQVLPGENTMAFWYHFAILFEALFILTAVDAGTRAGRFMLQDLLGSFVPALKRTESWGANLLATAGCVALWGYLLYQGVIDPLGGINTLWPLFGISNQMLAGIALMLGTVVLIKMKRQQYMWVTLLPAVWLLICTTTAGLIKLFDPNPAVGFLALANKYRTALDAGQVLAPAKDIGQMQHVIFNAYTNATLTILFLVVVFSILFFAVKVGYRALGRKERTDKETPFQALPDA
- a CDS encoding YbdD/YjiX family protein; protein product: MFNDLGKLGKYLGQAARLMVGMPDYDNYVEHMQRTHPDQPVMSYEAFFRERQEARYGGKSGPKCC
- the yjiA gene encoding GTPase → MSTPIPVTVLTGFLGAGKTTLLKYMLKAEHGLKLAVIENEFSEAGIDSQLLGDEPVQVMTLANGCVCCSIHGDLTRALYLLLERLDAGKIAFDRLVIECTGLADPAPVAQTFFIDEELRERYILDGIITLVDAKHADLHLTQSIAQAQVGFADRLLLSKTDLVDATTLDALRERLGRINGRAAIRTVEHGRIELAELLDVRGFNLNPELGLRPTPTLRPVLKPATPDRIATLVLRSETPLDIDHLSDFMNQLLEEHGKQLLRYKGVLSIAGEARRLVFQGVLKLYGFDWDSEWKADESRESVLVFIGDELPEEKIRIGFAALSSS
- a CDS encoding aminotransferase class I/II-fold pyridoxal phosphate-dependent enzyme, producing MNGNHNQHGNYKRVIDTAETSWDCSQRSRLSGLNVTVLAPNHLADQFGRRLHHFCTSSYLGLDYHPRLLNGAVDAIRQNGTLRIANSRNRCKLGVLDDYEWRLSELFQSHCLATLSCSAASAGVLPLLAAGIFSDKQPPTLVFDRFANASMSHAKSACADETQVLTLPHNDMDQLEQLCRDHPRVAYVADGLYSMGGMCDLEGLLFLQDRYGLLLYLDDSHALSTLGEQGAGLVRPEIDQDNEQTIIVASLDKSFGAGGGLVMLGSERHKRLIHRYGGPTNWSQSLNTAMIGAGLASIELHRTQTLKAAQDKLQKNLKLFDSLVPSEQAGSRSPIRLVRTGDAQSANQLSARLADLGYLTSAVFFPIVPNGSAAVRITLRADMEASVIIHFCTALLELAGAHLHRRVSQR
- the glyA gene encoding serine hydroxymethyltransferase, which encodes MFSRDLTIAKYDAELFDAMQQEALRQEEHIELIASENYTSPAVMEAQGSVLTNKYAEGYPGKRYYGGCEYVDVVEQLAIDRAKELFGADYANVQPHAGSQANAAVYLALLSAGDTILGMSLAHGGHLTHGASVSSSGKLYNAVQYGIDGNGLIDYDEVERLAVEHKPKMIVAGFSAYSQVLDFPRFRAIADKVGAYLFVDMAHVAGLVAAGVYPNPVPFADVVTTTTHKTLRGPRGGLILARSNPEIEKKLNGAVFPGAQGGPLEHVIAAKAICFKEALQPEFKAYQQQVVKNAQAMASVFIERGFDVVSGGTENHLFLLSLIKQDISGKDADAALGKAFITVNKNSVPNDPRSPFVTSGLRFGTPAVTTRGFKETECRELAGWICDILADLNDEAVIDAVREKVKAICKKLPVYGQ
- a CDS encoding sensor domain-containing protein; protein product: MTDFTSPSVQLPVAPAKALGGSLKAALALLVLVLLGLLVWQLFAQFRATQLEQREQSLGASAELADHLELNLALRAQQALTLLQPYIDVPVGSAVDSAFLQLQGRLPALQDVAWLDAAGQLQADSQGMGPARSVIDELLGLGGHRAFFYSNAGDGSGVYLLLPRGAQGEYGASAGHWLLRLSSEYLYSLTQRLDGPSHPLWLLENSRSAEVLAQHAAIEDSTQLDSVLLSFLDNSNWQLRGLFDAAQARNQLLPALIGKCLLVLLCASLPVLALFNLRRRQRTLQEERRRYHDIFEGTGVALCVLDLSSLPGQLERHHLSNRAGLRHSLALDPNLRRALLQQLKITETNQVARQLLEVECNEHAWQRLIEGSGDGRDSVGMQLIDAVLGRRQQLELEVRLPTSQGGDLHLWLMVRLPEPRDYRAVILSISDITSRKQVELSALERESFWSDVVRTVPDQLYVQDVLSQQMIFSNRHLGQTLGYSRAELAQMGDRFWEMLMHPDDAQRYRAQRWHLRRHDDQPLHYHARFRHQDDSWRCYDIREQVLARDTAGQVTRIIGVGKDVTVQIEASESLRDSEQRYRMLAESISDVIFSTDSQLKLNYVSPSVKVVLGYEVEWIFSNGWQSTIANPAQLSGVLKLVEQVTSALGDPERLARLHSDLPTQLFVFDCLRADGRKIPIELRVVLVWDEHGGFEGILGVGRDISQQRRAEKDLRMAATVFEHSTSAILITDPAGYIVQANEAFSRVSGHAVSDVLDQLPGMLVVDNQQEAHLRYVLKQLHQRGSWEGEVWLKRRSGEHYPAWVGITAVVDDEGDLASYVCFFTDISERKASEQRIHRLAYYDALTHLPNRTLFQDRLYTALQQAQRNTSWVVLMFLDLDRFKPINDSLGHAAGDRMLKDMAERLLACVHDDDTVARMGGDEFTLLLQPRPSREASLTRAIHVAENILASLVRPFVLENREFFVTASIGIALSPQDGSELSQLMKNADTAMYHAKERGKNNFQFYQADMNASALERLELESDLRHALEQKEFVLYYQPQFSGDGKRLTGAEALLRWRHPRRGLVPPGEFIPVLEELGLVVEVGDWVLREACRQLQIWREARVRVPKVAVNLSARQFSDGQLGTRIAGILQETGLSPGCLELELTESILMREVDEAMQMLASLKQLGLSIAVDDFGTGYSSLNYLKQFPIDVLKIDRTFVDGLPCGEQDAQIARAIIAMAHSLNLTVIAEGVETHEQLEFLREHDCDEVQGYLFGRPMSAHQFEAQFSNEALFMLE